Proteins encoded in a region of the Paracoccus alcaliphilus genome:
- a CDS encoding RrF2 family transcriptional regulator, with translation MITQKAKYALKALMVLGDEAERSVPEPLTISTIARRSGTPKRFLEQILLEIRNAGIVGSIRGRDGGYLLIRPPALVSIPELLRLLDGPIAPLPCLSRSAYQRCDDCTDEATCRIRRMFAEIFWSYLIIIESLTLADILSAGHLPQELSEP, from the coding sequence ATGATTACCCAGAAGGCGAAATACGCGCTCAAGGCATTGATGGTTCTGGGGGACGAGGCCGAGCGGTCCGTTCCCGAGCCGTTGACCATCAGCACCATCGCCCGCAGATCCGGAACCCCCAAGCGGTTTCTGGAGCAGATCCTGCTGGAGATTCGCAATGCCGGGATCGTCGGGTCGATCCGGGGGCGTGATGGTGGCTATCTGCTGATCCGGCCACCGGCGCTGGTCTCGATCCCGGAATTGTTGCGCCTGCTGGACGGGCCGATTGCGCCCCTGCCCTGCCTGTCACGCAGCGCCTATCAGCGATGCGACGATTGCACCGACGAGGCCACCTGCCGCATCCGTCGCATGTTCGCCGAAATCTTCTGGTCCTATCTGATCATCATCGAGTCGCTGACGCTGGCCGATATCCTTTCGGCTGGCCACCTGCCGCAGGAACTGAGCGAACCCTGA
- a CDS encoding acyl-CoA dehydrogenase has translation MSVKSHKGGSFSWDDPFFLSEQLTEEERMISDSAAAFAADRLAPRVQNAYLTEHTDPEIFREMGAAGLLGVTVAEDYGGIGASYVAYGLVAREIERIDSGYRSMASVQSSLVMYPIEAYGSEDQKRRYLPKLASGEFIGCFGLTEPDAGSDPAGMRTRAVACDGGYVLSGSKMWISNAPIADVFVVWAKSEAHGGKIRGFVLEKGMKGLSSPKIEGKLSLRASVTGEIVMDNVEVGEDALLPGAEGMGGPFGCLNRARYGISWGAMGAAEDCWFRARQYGLDRHQFNRPLAATQLYQKKLADMQTEIALGLQASLRVGRLFDEGRFAPEMISLIKRNNCGKALDIARMARDMHGGNGIQIDYHVMRHAQNLETVNTYEGTHDVHALILGRAQTGIPAFG, from the coding sequence ATGTCGGTCAAGTCGCACAAGGGCGGGTCATTCAGCTGGGACGATCCGTTTTTCCTCAGTGAGCAACTGACCGAAGAAGAGCGGATGATCAGCGACAGCGCGGCGGCCTTTGCGGCTGATCGACTGGCCCCGCGGGTGCAGAACGCCTATCTGACCGAACATACCGATCCCGAGATCTTTCGCGAAATGGGCGCCGCCGGCCTGCTGGGCGTCACCGTGGCCGAAGATTATGGCGGCATCGGGGCGTCCTATGTCGCCTATGGTCTGGTCGCGCGGGAAATCGAGCGGATCGACAGCGGTTATCGCTCGATGGCCTCGGTGCAGTCCTCGCTGGTGATGTATCCGATCGAGGCCTACGGCAGCGAGGACCAGAAACGCAGATATCTGCCGAAACTGGCCTCGGGCGAATTCATCGGCTGTTTCGGCCTGACCGAACCCGATGCCGGCTCCGATCCGGCGGGCATGCGCACGCGGGCCGTCGCCTGCGATGGCGGCTATGTTCTGTCGGGATCGAAGATGTGGATATCGAACGCGCCGATCGCCGATGTCTTCGTGGTCTGGGCCAAGTCCGAAGCGCATGGCGGCAAGATCAGGGGATTCGTGCTGGAAAAGGGCATGAAGGGGCTCTCCTCGCCCAAGATCGAGGGCAAACTGAGCTTGCGCGCCTCGGTCACCGGCGAGATCGTGATGGACAATGTCGAGGTGGGCGAGGACGCGCTGCTGCCCGGGGCCGAGGGCATGGGCGGCCCCTTCGGCTGTCTGAACCGCGCGCGTTACGGGATCAGCTGGGGCGCGATGGGCGCGGCCGAGGATTGCTGGTTCCGGGCGCGGCAATACGGGCTGGACCGGCACCAGTTCAACCGCCCGCTGGCGGCGACGCAGCTTTACCAGAAGAAACTGGCCGACATGCAGACCGAAATCGCGCTGGGGCTGCAAGCCAGCCTGCGGGTGGGGCGATTGTTCGACGAGGGCCGCTTCGCCCCCGAAATGATCAGCCTGATCAAGCGCAACAATTGCGGCAAGGCGCTGGACATCGCCCGCATGGCCCGCGACATGCATGGTGGCAACGGCATCCAGATCGACTATCACGTCATGCGCCACGCCCAGAATCTGGAAACCGTGAACACCTATGAGGGCACCCATGACGTGCATGCCCTGATCCTTGGCCGGGCGCAGACGGGGATTCCGGCCTTTGGTTGA
- a CDS encoding glycosyltransferase family 61 protein, with product MGGKQAMARIHMPGVDPGFAALGDAPDLTPDFADKPALKALIATDHPLHNLLLHRFLSAYRGNRRADKSVVLKSFPVVVEDFSYYERLPKAGKKVMMAGASALRVRTRLTRKLNEKKAIGQIVKTTDQARAKGGVHIPGTGAGQARKLRDLPFLIETRNFYNFYHFTTESLIYLQMYLDHGLTGEIHFLTGGKTEVKGYLVQAVRDFYPEIADRVTWHNGGAEFPHAIVPFNSNHLYHACTPDILPDIEEPAGFVGVATGDLRPASTDNYKAIYRHSRDEYIDRHRNAALQHAACENPLTRIYVARKPGDTVKERAIEGEEKLVEMLQRHGFQTVHFEDMPPREQAGLCNGAEIMVSAHGAGFANMLYASPGSHFIELSHLQTARHRFDDFNMHAAASGTNYIRFFVDHSDSGGEVDAQDVPQMSSENHVGLCLSEAAILRLEGYIDTLAHPGRYRSFTRRLKASVDRNEDQKAMQMIRRNDLYARTCVNTCIIGGEINERWQNQQGAMDFYRRAASLAPYRQDVWARIIRLAEAQGLDKELAEATEASRKYRPFRWMRWARDPGGGIRFLKG from the coding sequence ATGGGCGGCAAGCAGGCGATGGCCAGGATCCACATGCCGGGGGTCGATCCGGGCTTTGCCGCCTTGGGCGATGCGCCCGACCTGACCCCGGATTTTGCCGACAAGCCCGCCCTGAAGGCATTGATCGCCACCGATCATCCGCTGCACAACCTGCTGCTGCATCGCTTTCTCAGCGCCTATCGCGGCAATCGCCGGGCCGACAAAAGCGTGGTGCTGAAATCCTTCCCGGTGGTGGTCGAGGATTTCTCCTATTACGAGCGGCTGCCCAAGGCGGGCAAGAAGGTGATGATGGCCGGGGCCTCGGCCCTGCGGGTGCGCACCCGGCTGACCCGCAAGCTGAACGAGAAGAAGGCCATCGGCCAGATCGTCAAGACAACCGATCAGGCGCGTGCCAAGGGGGGCGTCCATATCCCCGGCACCGGTGCCGGTCAGGCGCGCAAGCTGCGGGACCTGCCTTTCTTGATCGAGACCAGAAATTTCTACAATTTCTATCACTTCACCACCGAAAGCCTGATCTATCTGCAAATGTATCTGGATCACGGCCTGACCGGGGAAATCCATTTCCTGACCGGCGGCAAGACCGAGGTAAAGGGCTATCTGGTGCAGGCGGTCAGGGACTTCTATCCCGAAATCGCCGATCGCGTGACATGGCATAATGGCGGCGCGGAATTTCCCCACGCCATCGTGCCGTTCAACAGCAATCACCTCTATCACGCCTGCACGCCCGACATCCTGCCCGATATCGAGGAACCGGCGGGCTTTGTCGGCGTGGCCACCGGGGATCTGCGTCCGGCCAGCACCGACAATTACAAGGCGATCTATCGCCACAGCCGCGACGAATATATCGACCGCCACCGCAACGCTGCCCTGCAACATGCGGCTTGCGAAAACCCGCTGACCCGCATCTATGTCGCGCGCAAGCCGGGCGATACCGTCAAGGAACGCGCCATCGAGGGCGAGGAAAAGCTGGTCGAGATGCTGCAACGCCACGGCTTTCAGACAGTCCATTTCGAGGACATGCCGCCGCGCGAACAGGCCGGGCTGTGCAATGGCGCCGAAATCATGGTGTCAGCCCACGGCGCGGGTTTCGCCAACATGCTTTATGCCAGTCCCGGCAGCCATTTCATCGAACTGAGCCATTTGCAGACCGCCCGCCACCGCTTTGACGATTTCAACATGCATGCGGCGGCGTCGGGAACGAATTATATCCGCTTTTTCGTCGATCACAGCGACAGCGGCGGCGAGGTGGACGCGCAGGACGTGCCGCAGATGTCCAGCGAGAACCATGTTGGGCTTTGCCTGTCAGAGGCGGCGATCCTGCGGCTGGAAGGCTATATCGACACGCTGGCGCATCCCGGCCGCTATCGCTCGTTTACCCGCCGCCTGAAGGCCAGCGTTGACCGGAATGAGGACCAGAAGGCCATGCAGATGATCCGGCGCAATGATCTGTATGCCCGGACCTGCGTGAATACCTGCATCATCGGCGGCGAGATCAACGAGCGCTGGCAGAATCAGCAGGGCGCGATGGATTTCTATCGGCGGGCGGCGTCGCTGGCCCCTTACCGGCAGGATGTCTGGGCGCGGATCATCCGGCTGGCCGAGGCGCAGGGGCTGGACAAGGAATTGGCCGAAGCGACCGAGGCCAGCCGGAAATATCGTCCTTTCCGCTGGATGCGATGGGCGCGCGACCCGGGCGGCGGGATCAGGTTCCTGAAGGGCTGA
- a CDS encoding Ldh family oxidoreductase: MMSSTTIPFETLSQRIEQIFLNVGACPAQAGAVARVIAKGERDDCKSHGVYRIAGLLRTIRAGKVDATSDPVLDDAGGGVIRVDAQGGFSPAAFELGAPVLAERARDLGVAALVINDCTHFSALWPEIEALTDMGLAGLAMCPSYAVVAPAGGTAPLLGTNPIAFGWPRPDRDPFVFDIATSVAARGEIELHRQQGKPLPQGWALDAEGQPTTDPEAALDGAMLPFGAHKGSAIAIMIELLAGSMIGDRTSREALDYLGSTTILPNHGELILAFAPERFSAGGAAAAMASAETLLGGIEDQGARLPSQRRFAARARAQAGGIPLSDAEWADLDRLRDVGLDAV, encoded by the coding sequence ATCATGTCCAGCACCACCATTCCCTTCGAGACGCTGAGCCAGCGGATCGAACAGATTTTCCTGAATGTCGGCGCCTGCCCCGCGCAGGCCGGGGCGGTTGCCCGGGTGATCGCGAAGGGCGAGCGTGACGACTGCAAATCCCACGGCGTCTATCGCATCGCGGGGCTGCTGCGGACGATCAGGGCGGGCAAGGTGGATGCGACCTCGGATCCGGTGCTGGACGATGCGGGCGGAGGCGTGATCCGGGTCGATGCGCAAGGCGGCTTTTCCCCCGCGGCGTTTGAGCTGGGGGCGCCGGTTCTGGCCGAACGGGCGCGCGATCTGGGGGTGGCCGCGCTGGTCATCAATGACTGCACCCATTTTTCCGCGCTGTGGCCGGAAATCGAGGCGCTGACCGATATGGGGCTGGCGGGGCTGGCGATGTGTCCCAGCTATGCCGTGGTGGCGCCTGCCGGAGGGACCGCGCCGCTGCTGGGCACGAACCCGATCGCCTTTGGCTGGCCCCGGCCCGATCGCGATCCCTTCGTCTTCGACATTGCCACCTCGGTCGCCGCGCGCGGCGAGATCGAGCTGCACCGCCAACAGGGCAAGCCCCTGCCCCAAGGCTGGGCGCTGGACGCCGAAGGCCAGCCCACCACCGACCCCGAGGCGGCGCTGGATGGCGCGATGCTGCCCTTTGGCGCCCATAAGGGATCGGCCATCGCGATCATGATCGAATTGCTGGCCGGGTCGATGATCGGCGACCGCACCAGCCGCGAGGCGCTGGATTATCTGGGCTCGACCACCATCCTGCCCAATCATGGAGAGCTGATCCTGGCCTTTGCGCCCGAACGGTTCTCGGCCGGAGGGGCGGCGGCGGCAATGGCCTCGGCCGAGACATTGCTGGGCGGGATCGAGGATCAGGGCGCGCGCCTGCCCTCTCAGCGCCGCTTTGCCGCGCGGGCACGGGCGCAGGCCGGGGGTATTCCGTTGAGCGATGCCGAATGGGCCGATCTGGACCGGTTGCGCGATGTTGGGCTGGATGCGGTCTGA
- a CDS encoding gluconokinase: MRSEPGMGGGIRHVVVMGVSGCGKSTVGRALAERLGWQWIEGDQLHPDSNIRKMAAGQPLEDSDRLPWLRRVAAEIGGLQARGIASVTGCSALRRAYRDILRDAAPGVGFLHLHGSRELLAARTGNRPGHFFPAALLESQLATLEPLTPDEDGLRVDLSLPLVDQVDRAIAGLNLRPRPLSPSGT, from the coding sequence ATGCGGTCTGAGCCGGGGATGGGGGGCGGCATCCGGCATGTGGTGGTGATGGGCGTCTCGGGCTGCGGCAAAAGTACCGTGGGCCGGGCGCTGGCCGAGCGGCTGGGCTGGCAGTGGATCGAAGGCGACCAGCTGCATCCCGACAGCAATATCCGCAAGATGGCGGCGGGACAGCCGCTGGAGGACAGCGACCGCCTGCCATGGCTGCGCCGGGTGGCGGCAGAGATTGGCGGATTGCAGGCGCGTGGCATCGCTTCGGTAACGGGCTGTTCGGCGCTGCGTCGCGCCTATCGCGACATTCTGCGCGATGCCGCGCCGGGGGTCGGGTTTCTGCATCTGCACGGCTCGCGCGAATTGCTGGCGGCGCGGACCGGCAACAGGCCTGGGCATTTCTTTCCCGCCGCGCTGCTGGAATCGCAACTTGCCACGCTGGAGCCGCTGACCCCGGACGAGGACGGGTTGCGCGTCGATCTGTCCCTGCCTTTGGTCGATCAGGTGGATCGGGCGATTGCCGGGCTGAACCTGCGCCCCAGACCGCTCAGCCCTTCAGGAACCTGA